One window of Microbacterium sediminis genomic DNA carries:
- the hisH gene encoding imidazole glycerol phosphate synthase subunit HisH — translation MTERPLVAVLDYGSGNVHSAVKALQAAGGDVRLTRDRALVLEADGLLVPGVGAFQAVMEQLEAVRGGELIERRLAGGRPVMGICVGMQVMFERGIERGADTEGLGEWPGVVTELEAPVVPHMGWNTVEAPEDSVLFRGIADERFYFVHSYAAQEWTLDVQAPFPQPAVTWATHGGRFIAAVENGPLTATQFHPEKSGAAGIALLRNWIETLRA, via the coding sequence GTGACCGAGCGTCCCCTCGTCGCCGTCCTCGACTACGGATCGGGCAACGTCCACTCGGCCGTCAAGGCGCTGCAGGCCGCCGGCGGCGACGTGCGCCTCACCCGCGACCGCGCGCTCGTGCTGGAGGCCGACGGCCTGCTCGTGCCCGGCGTCGGCGCCTTCCAGGCCGTGATGGAGCAGCTCGAGGCCGTCCGCGGCGGCGAGCTCATCGAGCGCCGCCTCGCCGGCGGACGTCCCGTCATGGGCATCTGCGTGGGCATGCAGGTGATGTTCGAGCGCGGCATCGAGCGCGGGGCCGACACCGAGGGACTGGGGGAGTGGCCGGGCGTGGTGACCGAGCTCGAGGCCCCCGTGGTGCCGCACATGGGCTGGAACACCGTCGAGGCGCCGGAGGACTCGGTGCTGTTCCGCGGCATCGCCGACGAGCGCTTCTACTTCGTCCACTCCTACGCGGCGCAGGAGTGGACGCTCGACGTGCAGGCGCCCTTCCCGCAGCCCGCGGTCACGTGGGCCACGCACGGCGGGCGCTTCATCGCCGCGGTCGAGAACGGGCCGCTCACGGCGACGCAGTTCCACCCCGAGAAGTCGGGCGCGGCGGGCATCGCGCTGCTGCGTAACTGGATCGAAACGCTGCGAGCCTGA
- a CDS encoding SseB family protein, translating into MPDHGAPQGSHDPSREDSAGVPWQGRAFRPNPAAGDDGSADPRLWEALTRFRDGTGDPVAVVDALREARVLVPLVAEKGDEGIGAHGLAVDKTQELSIVTVAAPDGRTVLPVFSCVETMRRWDPQARPIPVAGTRAALAAAGEQTDLVVVDPTSDTEFVVRRPAVWAIAQAQPWEPSWTSPEVYRGLQESIGQELAVLDLGVAPGDPQARLRGPELIVQLTLVDGLERSELDAVLQRLARRWASDDRIAVLVDSLQVSLARG; encoded by the coding sequence ATGCCCGATCACGGCGCTCCGCAGGGATCGCACGACCCGTCGCGCGAGGACTCGGCGGGGGTGCCGTGGCAGGGTCGCGCGTTCCGCCCGAACCCCGCGGCGGGCGATGACGGATCGGCCGACCCCCGGCTCTGGGAGGCGCTGACGCGCTTCCGCGACGGCACCGGCGATCCCGTCGCGGTCGTCGACGCCCTGCGCGAGGCCCGCGTGCTCGTGCCCCTCGTGGCCGAGAAGGGTGACGAGGGGATCGGCGCCCACGGGCTGGCCGTCGACAAGACGCAGGAGCTGTCGATCGTCACGGTGGCGGCCCCCGATGGCCGCACGGTGCTCCCGGTGTTCTCCTGCGTCGAGACGATGCGCCGCTGGGATCCGCAGGCGCGGCCGATCCCCGTCGCCGGCACCCGCGCGGCGCTGGCGGCGGCGGGGGAGCAGACCGACCTGGTCGTCGTCGATCCCACCAGCGACACGGAGTTCGTCGTGCGCCGGCCCGCCGTGTGGGCGATCGCCCAGGCGCAGCCGTGGGAGCCGTCGTGGACCAGCCCCGAGGTCTACCGGGGGCTGCAGGAGTCGATCGGGCAGGAGCTCGCGGTGCTCGATCTGGGCGTCGCGCCCGGCGACCCCCAGGCGCGCCTGCGCGGCCCTGAGCTGATCGTGCAGCTCACGCTCGTCGACGGGCTGGAGCGATCCGAGCTCGACGCCGTGCTGCAGCGCCTCGCGCGCCGCTGGGCGAGCGATGACCGGATCGCCGTGCTCGTCGATTCGCTCCAGGTGTCGCTCGCCCGCGGCTGA
- a CDS encoding TrmH family RNA methyltransferase yields the protein MLENPRSPRVRAVAKLAKRNARDETGLYLLEGPQAVREGLEYAPGAIVDLFVTPTALERHGDIRTLATDAGVEAEYVTEQVLSAMADTVTPQGVLAVARQTPTSVREIFAGEPRLVAICEEVRDPGNLGTIIRAADAAGADAVILTGRTVDPHNPKVVRSTTGSLFHLPYAVGAALPDVIERAHAAGMTVIAADVKGDDLLTARAEGALAGPTAWVFGNEARGLEDGALELVDRALRLPIFGKAESLNLATAASVCLYESAFAQRS from the coding sequence GTGCTCGAGAACCCCCGATCCCCGCGCGTGCGGGCCGTCGCCAAGCTCGCCAAGCGCAACGCGCGCGACGAGACCGGTCTGTACCTGCTCGAGGGCCCGCAGGCCGTGCGCGAGGGCCTCGAGTACGCGCCCGGCGCGATCGTCGACCTCTTCGTCACGCCCACCGCGCTCGAGCGCCACGGTGACATCCGCACCCTCGCCACCGACGCCGGCGTCGAGGCCGAGTACGTCACCGAGCAGGTGCTCTCGGCCATGGCCGACACCGTCACCCCGCAGGGCGTCCTCGCCGTCGCGCGACAGACGCCCACGTCCGTCCGCGAGATCTTCGCGGGGGAGCCGCGGCTCGTCGCCATCTGCGAGGAGGTGCGCGATCCCGGCAACCTGGGCACGATCATCCGCGCCGCCGACGCCGCCGGAGCCGATGCCGTCATCCTCACCGGCCGCACGGTCGACCCGCACAACCCCAAGGTCGTCCGCTCCACGACCGGATCGCTCTTCCACCTGCCGTACGCGGTGGGCGCGGCCCTCCCCGACGTGATCGAGCGCGCCCACGCCGCCGGGATGACCGTGATCGCCGCCGACGTCAAGGGCGACGACCTCCTGACCGCGCGCGCCGAGGGCGCGCTGGCCGGCCCGACCGCCTGGGTGTTCGGCAACGAGGCCCGGGGGCTCGAGGACGGCGCGCTCGAGCTCGTCGACCGCGCGCTGCGCCTGCCGATCTTCGGCAAGGCCGAGTCGCTCAACCTCGCCACCGCCGCGAGCGTGTGCCTCTACGAGAGCGCGTTCGCCCAGCGCTCCTGA
- a CDS encoding amino acid ABC transporter permease, whose protein sequence is MEQYLSLWPAFIDGFLVTLLLLAVAGMASLVLGTIIAAMRISPIASLRGFAAVWTEVARNTPLTLVFIFFAFVIPFLGLRWDYLPLAFLALAYYTSPFVAEALRSGINGVPVGQAEAARSIGLGFAQTVTLVVLPQAFRMTIPPLINVFIALTKNTSVAGGFFIVELFASTRQLANDNGNMVIPILVTAAALYLVITVPLGVAAGALEKKLVVRR, encoded by the coding sequence ATGGAGCAGTACCTCTCGCTCTGGCCAGCCTTCATCGACGGTTTCCTCGTCACGCTGCTGCTGCTCGCGGTCGCGGGCATGGCCTCGCTGGTGCTCGGCACGATCATCGCCGCGATGCGCATCTCGCCTATCGCTTCGTTGCGCGGCTTCGCAGCCGTGTGGACCGAGGTGGCGCGCAACACGCCGCTGACGCTCGTCTTCATCTTCTTCGCCTTCGTCATCCCGTTCCTCGGGCTGCGGTGGGACTACCTGCCGCTCGCATTCCTCGCGCTGGCGTACTACACCTCGCCGTTCGTCGCGGAGGCCCTGCGCTCCGGCATCAACGGCGTGCCGGTCGGGCAGGCGGAGGCAGCGCGCAGCATCGGCCTGGGCTTTGCGCAGACGGTCACCCTCGTGGTGCTTCCGCAGGCGTTCCGCATGACGATCCCGCCGCTGATCAATGTCTTCATCGCGCTGACGAAAAACACCTCGGTCGCGGGCGGCTTCTTCATCGTGGAGCTCTTCGCGTCGACGCGTCAGCTCGCCAACGACAACGGGAACATGGTCATCCCGATCCTCGTGACGGCAGCGGCCCTGTATCTCGTGATCACTGTGCCGCTGGGCGTTGCCGCCGGCGCACTCGAGAAGAAGCTGGTGGTGCGACGATGA
- the infC gene encoding translation initiation factor IF-3, which yields MAAAIAPKEFRISDPRTNERIRVPEVRLVGPNGEQIGVVRIEAALRLAQEADLDLVEVAPNSKPPVVKIMDYGKFKYEAAQKAKEARRNQANTVLKEVRFRLKIDQHDYDTKRKRAEGFLQAGDKVKAMILFRGREQSRPEMGVKLLQKFAEDVAEFGSVEHRPTQDGRNMTMVIAPHRNKSDAKAEQNAARAANREAARAAKTAAEQAEADAASAE from the coding sequence GTGGCCGCAGCCATCGCACCCAAGGAGTTCCGCATCAGCGATCCCCGCACCAACGAGCGCATCCGCGTTCCGGAGGTCCGACTCGTCGGACCGAACGGCGAGCAGATCGGCGTCGTCCGCATCGAGGCCGCCCTGCGTCTGGCTCAGGAAGCCGATCTCGACCTGGTCGAGGTGGCCCCCAACTCGAAGCCTCCCGTGGTCAAGATCATGGACTACGGCAAGTTCAAGTACGAGGCCGCGCAGAAGGCCAAGGAGGCTCGCCGCAACCAGGCGAACACGGTCCTCAAGGAGGTCCGCTTCCGCCTCAAGATCGATCAGCACGACTACGACACCAAGCGCAAGCGCGCCGAGGGGTTCCTTCAGGCCGGCGACAAGGTCAAGGCCATGATCCTGTTCCGCGGTCGCGAGCAGTCGCGGCCCGAGATGGGCGTGAAGCTGCTGCAGAAGTTCGCCGAGGATGTCGCGGAGTTCGGATCGGTCGAGCACCGTCCCACCCAGGACGGCCGCAACATGACGATGGTGATCGCCCCGCACCGCAACAAGTCCGACGCGAAGGCCGAGCAGAACGCGGCCCGCGCCGCGAACCGCGAGGCCGCTCGCGCGGCCAAGACCGCTGCGGAGCAGGCGGAGGCCGACGCGGCCTCGGCCGAGTAA
- the rpmI gene encoding 50S ribosomal protein L35, protein MPKQKTHSGSKKRFKITGSGKIKKQQAGMRHNLEHKSSRRTRRLNQDQVISGNDLKVVKKLLGR, encoded by the coding sequence ATGCCGAAGCAGAAGACCCACTCGGGCAGCAAGAAGCGCTTCAAGATCACCGGCAGCGGCAAGATCAAGAAGCAGCAGGCTGGCATGCGCCACAACCTCGAGCACAAGTCGAGCCGTCGCACCCGCCGCCTCAACCAGGACCAGGTCATCTCGGGCAACGACCTCAAGGTCGTCAAGAAGCTCCTCGGTCGCTGA
- the priA gene encoding bifunctional 1-(5-phosphoribosyl)-5-((5-phosphoribosylamino)methylideneamino)imidazole-4-carboxamide isomerase/phosphoribosylanthranilate isomerase PriA, translating to MNDFASTPGLILLPAVDVAGGKAVRLTQGEAGTETSYGDPIEAAEQWADQGAEWIHLVDLDAAFGRGNNAGIIRKVLKHVRGVNIELSGGIRDDASLEAALDSGAHRINLGTAALENPEWTASIIGRYGDAIAVGLDVRGTTLAARGWTQEGGDLWEVLDRLEEAGCARYVVTDVTKDGTLKGPNLQLLSEVASRTDKPVIASGGVSSLDDLIALRELVPEGVEGAIVGKALYAGAFTLAEALDVASN from the coding sequence ATGAACGATTTCGCGTCCACCCCCGGCCTGATCCTGCTTCCGGCCGTCGACGTCGCGGGTGGCAAGGCCGTCCGACTCACCCAGGGTGAGGCCGGCACGGAGACCAGCTACGGCGACCCCATCGAGGCCGCCGAGCAGTGGGCCGACCAGGGGGCCGAATGGATCCACCTGGTCGACCTCGACGCGGCCTTCGGCCGGGGCAACAACGCCGGCATCATCCGCAAGGTGCTCAAGCACGTGCGCGGCGTGAACATCGAGCTGTCGGGCGGCATCCGCGACGACGCGTCGCTGGAGGCCGCGCTCGACAGCGGCGCCCACCGCATCAACCTCGGCACGGCGGCGCTCGAGAACCCCGAGTGGACCGCGTCGATCATCGGCCGCTACGGCGACGCGATCGCCGTCGGCCTCGACGTGCGCGGCACCACCCTCGCGGCGCGCGGCTGGACCCAGGAGGGCGGCGACCTCTGGGAGGTGCTCGACCGCCTCGAGGAGGCCGGCTGTGCCCGCTACGTCGTCACCGACGTCACCAAGGACGGCACGCTCAAGGGCCCGAACCTGCAGCTGCTGAGCGAGGTCGCCTCGCGCACCGACAAGCCGGTCATCGCCTCCGGCGGCGTCTCGAGCCTCGACGACCTCATCGCCCTGCGCGAGCTGGTGCCCGAGGGCGTCGAGGGCGCGATCGTCGGCAAGGCGCTCTACGCCGGCGCCTTCACGCTGGCCGAGGCCCTCGACGTCGCCTCGAACTGA
- a CDS encoding amino acid ABC transporter permease: protein MSGSSVLFDAPGPRARALSRTLSVVALLAIAAVLAWGIAILAAPRQSGGITLPGMFDGSRWDIFADPEVWTFIGSGVVNTLRAAALAAVGAIILGVVFSLLRSATNPWIRVPITWLQEFLRGMPVLLMMLFILLVASTGSFWAVVIALILYNGTLIGEALRAGLVALPKGQREAALSVGMTTLQSRLIVEFPQAFRQMLPIIVAQLVVLLKDTSLGYIVAYQEIIRTTMTNLNAFYGNRYLFSLFFVTLAIYLVMNLSLSWFARWLARRGTKRTGSRVANTPEELADPTSAIAMVQADANATAKSSHSQTPGPGMHL, encoded by the coding sequence ATGAGCGGTTCGAGCGTCTTGTTCGACGCCCCTGGTCCCCGCGCGCGGGCGCTCTCCCGCACGCTGTCGGTCGTCGCTCTTCTCGCGATCGCGGCTGTGCTTGCCTGGGGGATCGCGATCCTGGCGGCGCCCCGCCAATCGGGCGGCATCACCTTGCCCGGCATGTTCGACGGCAGTCGGTGGGACATCTTCGCCGACCCCGAGGTGTGGACCTTCATTGGCTCCGGCGTTGTGAATACCCTCCGTGCTGCGGCTCTCGCTGCGGTCGGCGCGATCATCCTGGGTGTCGTGTTCTCGCTGCTGCGCAGCGCAACGAACCCGTGGATCCGTGTGCCGATCACGTGGCTCCAGGAGTTCCTCCGCGGCATGCCCGTGCTGCTGATGATGCTCTTCATCCTCCTCGTCGCCTCTACCGGGAGCTTCTGGGCGGTCGTTATCGCGCTCATCCTCTATAACGGCACGCTGATCGGCGAGGCCCTCCGGGCCGGCCTCGTCGCGCTGCCGAAGGGGCAGCGTGAGGCGGCGCTGAGCGTCGGCATGACCACGTTGCAGTCGCGCCTCATCGTCGAGTTCCCACAGGCGTTCCGTCAGATGCTGCCGATCATCGTCGCGCAGCTCGTGGTGCTTCTCAAGGACACCTCGCTCGGCTACATCGTGGCGTACCAGGAGATCATCCGCACGACGATGACGAACCTGAACGCGTTCTATGGCAACCGGTACCTGTTCTCGCTCTTCTTCGTCACGCTGGCGATCTACCTGGTTATGAACCTGAGTCTGTCCTGGTTCGCACGCTGGCTCGCGCGGCGCGGAACGAAGCGCACGGGCAGCCGCGTGGCGAACACGCCGGAGGAACTCGCCGACCCGACGAGTGCGATTGCCATGGTTCAGGCCGATGCGAACGCGACGGCCAAGTCGAGCCACAGCCAGACACCGGGGCCGGGTATGCACCTCTGA
- the rplT gene encoding 50S ribosomal protein L20 encodes MARVKRAVNAQKKRRVILERASGYRGQRSRLYRKAKEQVTHSLVYAYRDRRKKKGEFRRLWIQRINAAARQNGITYNRLIQGLALAEVEVDRRMLAELAVNEPAAFASLVEVAKKALPADVNAPKAA; translated from the coding sequence ATGGCTAGAGTCAAGCGGGCTGTCAACGCCCAGAAGAAGCGTCGCGTCATCCTCGAGCGCGCCTCGGGTTACCGTGGCCAGCGTTCGCGCCTGTACCGCAAGGCGAAGGAGCAGGTCACCCACTCGCTCGTCTACGCGTACCGCGACCGCCGCAAGAAGAAGGGCGAGTTCCGTCGCCTCTGGATCCAGCGCATCAACGCCGCTGCCCGCCAGAACGGCATCACCTACAACCGCCTCATCCAGGGCCTCGCCCTGGCCGAGGTCGAGGTCGACCGCCGCATGCTCGCCGAGCTGGCCGTCAACGAGCCCGCCGCCTTCGCCTCGCTCGTCGAGGTCGCCAAGAAGGCCCTGCCGGCCGACGTGAACGCGCCCAAGGCCGCGTAA
- the hisB gene encoding imidazoleglycerol-phosphate dehydratase HisB, which produces MTTARTASRVRSTSESSVELELNLDGTGHSSIDTSVPFFDHLLTAFAKHSLTDLTVKATGDTHIDAHHTAEDVSIVLGQAIREALGDKAGISRYGDALVPLDEALAQAVVDISGRPYLVHTGEPAGFEHHLIGGHFTGSLVRHSFEAIAFNAGLTVHVRVLGGRDPHHIAEAEFKAFARAFRQAKALDPLVQGIPSTKGAL; this is translated from the coding sequence ATGACGACCGCGCGCACCGCCAGCCGTGTCCGCTCCACGAGCGAGTCCTCCGTCGAGCTCGAGCTGAACCTCGACGGCACGGGGCACAGCAGCATCGACACGAGCGTGCCGTTCTTCGATCACCTCCTCACGGCGTTCGCGAAGCACTCGCTGACCGACCTCACCGTGAAGGCGACCGGCGACACGCACATCGACGCGCACCACACCGCCGAGGACGTCTCGATCGTCCTGGGCCAGGCCATCCGCGAGGCGCTGGGCGACAAGGCCGGCATCTCCCGCTACGGCGACGCGCTCGTGCCGCTCGACGAGGCACTCGCGCAGGCGGTGGTCGACATCTCGGGCCGCCCCTACCTCGTGCACACCGGCGAGCCCGCGGGCTTCGAGCACCACCTCATCGGCGGCCACTTCACCGGCTCCCTCGTGCGCCACTCCTTCGAGGCGATCGCGTTCAACGCGGGCCTGACGGTCCACGTGCGCGTGCTGGGCGGCCGCGACCCGCACCACATCGCGGAGGCCGAGTTCAAGGCCTTCGCGCGCGCCTTCCGGCAGGCCAAGGCGCTCGACCCGCTCGTGCAGGGCATCCCGTCCACGAAGGGCGCGCTGTGA
- the pheS gene encoding phenylalanine--tRNA ligase subunit alpha — MSDAPEITPEAVEAAVADALAAIAAAPDTAALKAARSAHQGEGSALATLNAQMRHVPNEKKAEFGKLVGSARGRVSQALAAREEELAQAELAAQLEAERIDITAVASRTRTGARHPMSLLQEQISDIFVGMGWEIAEGPELEHEWFNFDALNLDEDHPARQLQDTFFVDPIERHLVMRTQTSPVQMRSMLERELPIYVLSPGKVYRTDEFDATHLPVFTQAEGLVIDKGITMAHLKGTLDHLARELFGPEAKTRLRTNYFPFTEPSAEFDLWHPTFKGGARWIEWGGCGMVNPNVLRAAGIDPEVYSGFAFGIGIERALMFRSDVQDMRDMAEGDVRFSEQFGMVV, encoded by the coding sequence GTGTCCGATGCACCCGAAATCACGCCAGAGGCCGTCGAGGCCGCGGTCGCGGACGCGCTGGCCGCGATCGCCGCCGCGCCCGACACCGCCGCGCTCAAGGCCGCCCGCTCCGCTCACCAGGGAGAGGGAAGCGCGCTCGCGACGCTCAACGCGCAGATGCGCCACGTCCCCAACGAGAAGAAGGCCGAGTTCGGCAAGCTCGTGGGCTCGGCGCGCGGTCGCGTGAGCCAGGCGCTCGCGGCCCGCGAGGAGGAGCTGGCGCAGGCCGAGCTCGCCGCGCAGCTCGAGGCCGAGCGCATCGACATCACGGCCGTCGCCAGCCGCACGCGCACCGGCGCCCGCCACCCGATGAGCCTGCTCCAGGAGCAGATCAGCGACATCTTCGTCGGCATGGGATGGGAGATCGCGGAGGGCCCCGAGCTCGAACACGAGTGGTTCAACTTCGACGCGCTCAACCTCGACGAGGACCACCCCGCCCGTCAGCTCCAGGACACGTTCTTCGTCGACCCGATCGAGCGGCACCTCGTCATGCGCACGCAGACGAGCCCCGTGCAGATGCGCTCGATGCTCGAGCGCGAGCTGCCGATCTACGTGCTCTCGCCCGGCAAGGTGTACCGCACGGACGAGTTCGACGCGACGCACCTGCCCGTCTTCACCCAGGCCGAGGGCCTCGTGATCGACAAGGGCATCACGATGGCGCACCTCAAGGGCACGCTCGACCACCTCGCCCGCGAGCTGTTCGGGCCGGAGGCCAAGACGCGCCTGCGCACCAACTACTTCCCGTTCACCGAGCCGAGTGCCGAGTTCGACCTGTGGCACCCCACGTTCAAGGGCGGCGCGCGCTGGATCGAGTGGGGCGGATGCGGCATGGTCAACCCCAACGTGCTGCGCGCGGCGGGGATCGACCCGGAGGTCTACAGCGGCTTCGCGTTCGGGATCGGGATCGAGCGGGCCCTGATGTTCCGCTCGGACGTGCAGGACATGCGCGACATGGCCGAGGGCGATGTGCGCTTCAGCGAGCAGTTCGGGATGGTGGTGTGA
- a CDS encoding DUF1844 domain-containing protein — protein sequence MSTIPSHSHSFDADRHARWEEQEQAAEAAGAARDIADVPAVEVIASACIHLMSAAAVKLGLGEEENAEELTDLDEARKLINALAGLVTAAAPEISDSHARPIRDGLRSLQLRFREISTIPDAPGKGPGEKFTGSVI from the coding sequence ATGAGCACCATTCCGTCTCACAGCCACTCGTTCGACGCGGACCGCCACGCGCGCTGGGAGGAACAGGAGCAGGCCGCCGAGGCGGCGGGCGCCGCGCGCGACATCGCGGACGTGCCGGCCGTGGAGGTCATCGCCTCCGCCTGCATCCACCTCATGAGCGCCGCCGCCGTCAAGCTCGGCCTGGGCGAGGAGGAGAACGCCGAGGAGCTGACCGACCTCGACGAGGCGCGCAAGCTGATCAACGCCCTCGCGGGCCTCGTGACGGCCGCCGCCCCCGAGATCAGCGACTCGCACGCGCGCCCCATCCGCGACGGCCTGCGCTCGCTGCAGCTGCGCTTCCGCGAGATCTCGACAATCCCCGACGCGCCCGGCAAGGGCCCCGGCGAGAAGTTCACCGGCTCCGTCATCTGA
- a CDS encoding glutamate ABC transporter substrate-binding protein, which translates to MKRMRLPLLALAAAGALALTACSTATEDPGTEPVENPEFEAGTTMAELAEAGEITIGTKFDQPLFGLQGPSGTPEGFDVEIGKIIAAELGISEDNINWVETVSANREPFIENGEVDIVVATYTINDERKEVISFAGPYYMAGQSILVLADNDDIQSEEDLVGQPVCSVTGSTPAANLETLGAEVVATDAYGNCLEPLRSGQVVAVSTDNVILAGLAAQNEGEFKVVGEPFTEEPYGIGLAKDDTEFRMWINDVLEEAYEDGRYEEAWNATAGTVLPYVEPPAVDRY; encoded by the coding sequence ATGAAGCGTATGCGACTCCCGCTCCTGGCACTGGCCGCGGCCGGCGCCCTGGCGCTCACCGCGTGCTCCACCGCCACCGAGGACCCGGGCACCGAGCCCGTCGAGAACCCGGAGTTCGAGGCCGGCACCACCATGGCCGAGCTCGCGGAGGCCGGTGAGATCACCATCGGCACCAAGTTCGACCAGCCGCTGTTCGGCCTGCAGGGCCCGTCGGGCACCCCCGAGGGCTTCGACGTCGAGATCGGCAAGATCATCGCGGCCGAGCTGGGCATCTCCGAGGACAACATCAACTGGGTCGAGACCGTCTCGGCCAACCGCGAGCCGTTCATCGAGAACGGCGAGGTGGACATCGTCGTCGCGACCTACACGATCAACGACGAGCGCAAGGAAGTCATCTCGTTCGCCGGCCCGTACTACATGGCTGGTCAGTCGATCCTCGTGCTCGCAGACAACGACGACATCCAGAGCGAAGAGGACCTCGTCGGTCAGCCGGTGTGCTCGGTGACGGGCTCCACGCCGGCCGCCAACCTCGAGACGCTCGGTGCCGAGGTCGTCGCCACCGACGCCTACGGCAACTGCCTCGAGCCGCTGCGCAGCGGCCAGGTCGTGGCCGTCTCGACGGACAACGTGATCCTCGCGGGCCTCGCCGCCCAGAACGAGGGCGAGTTCAAGGTCGTGGGCGAGCCCTTCACGGAGGAGCCCTATGGCATCGGCCTGGCCAAGGACGACACCGAGTTCCGCATGTGGATCAACGACGTTCTGGAGGAGGCGTACGAGGACGGTCGCTACGAGGAGGCGTGGAACGCCACCGCCGGCACCGTGCTCCCGTATGTCGAGCCGCCGGCAGTCGACCGCTACTGA
- a CDS encoding amino acid ABC transporter ATP-binding protein, with product MASDASTPAPPTSNISVRRGEPLVVVENVNKHYGDLHVLKDINTTVNRGEVVVVIGPSGSGKSTLCRAINRLETIDSGRISIDGKALPEEGKALAELRSDVGMVFQSFNLFAHKTVLENVTLGPIKVRGMKKAEAEAKAMALLDRVGVANQANKMPSQLSGGQQQRVAIARSLAMNPKVILMDEPTSALDPEMINEVLDVMVGLAQDGMTMIVVTHEMGFARKAADRVLFMADGAIVEEAEPEQFFTSPQSDRAKDFLSKILTH from the coding sequence ATGGCAAGCGACGCATCCACGCCTGCGCCTCCTACGTCGAACATCTCGGTTCGCCGCGGCGAGCCACTGGTCGTGGTCGAGAACGTAAACAAGCACTATGGCGACCTTCACGTGTTGAAGGACATCAACACGACCGTCAACCGCGGCGAGGTGGTCGTCGTCATCGGCCCCTCGGGCTCCGGCAAGTCGACCCTCTGCCGCGCGATCAATCGGCTCGAGACGATCGATTCCGGCCGGATCTCGATCGACGGCAAGGCGCTGCCCGAAGAAGGCAAGGCACTCGCCGAGCTCCGCAGCGACGTGGGGATGGTCTTCCAGTCGTTCAATCTCTTCGCGCACAAGACGGTCCTCGAGAACGTCACGCTGGGCCCCATCAAGGTCCGCGGCATGAAGAAGGCTGAGGCTGAGGCGAAGGCGATGGCGCTCCTCGATCGCGTCGGTGTGGCCAATCAGGCGAACAAGATGCCGAGCCAGCTCTCCGGCGGACAGCAGCAGCGCGTCGCGATCGCCCGGTCGCTCGCGATGAACCCCAAGGTGATCCTCATGGACGAGCCCACGAGCGCGCTCGACCCCGAGATGATCAACGAGGTGCTCGATGTCATGGTGGGCCTCGCCCAGGACGGGATGACGATGATCGTCGTCACCCACGAGATGGGCTTCGCGCGGAAGGCGGCGGATCGCGTGCTTTTCATGGCAGACGGCGCGATCGTCGAGGAGGCCGAGCCGGAGCAGTTCTTCACGAGCCCGCAGTCCGACCGTGCCAAGGACTTCCTGTCGAAGATCCTTACCCACTGA